Proteins found in one Lycium ferocissimum isolate CSIRO_LF1 chromosome 6, AGI_CSIRO_Lferr_CH_V1, whole genome shotgun sequence genomic segment:
- the LOC132061578 gene encoding uncharacterized protein LOC132061578 codes for MCGKHGINKVAMMQNGIVLVRFDSAEGKNEVIQGSIYHFDNKPLIVKAWDTDMEFNRDELYSVPIWLKLPGLDFKYWSAKGLSKLGSLIGKPLMVDINTEKKVGLNFARMLVEVKIDSPLSEIIKFRNERGNIIEQRVTYEWKPSICKVCKQYGHTEEQCRRNKQTAPVGGVKEAEIVQRGGKEVQTENNIVKEVTINEQGQNKNWNRGGGWRRQQGGKWQGENAESTRKEHGNVTKVDNSTG; via the coding sequence ATGTGCGGAAAACATGGTATTAACAAGGTGGCAATGATGCAAAATGGAATTGTCCTGGTACGATTTGACAGTGCTGAAGGGAAGAATGAGGTAATACAAGGGAGTATTTACCACTTTGATAATAAGCCACTAATTGTGAAAGCTTGGGACACAGATATGGAGTTCAATAGGGATGAATTATATTCTGTCCCTATTTGGCTTAAACTTCCTGGATTGGACTTCAAATATTGGAGTGCTAAGGGGTTGAGTAAGTTAGGGAGCCTGATTGGTAAGCCACTAATGGTAGACATAAACACAGAGAAGAAGGTAGGATTAAACTTTGCTAGGATGCTAGTAGAAGTAAAGATAGACTCTCCACTGTCCGAAATCATCAAGTTCAGAAATGAGAGGGGCAATATTATTGAACAAAGAGTGACTTATGAATGGAAACCATCCATTTGTAAGGTATGCAAACAATATGGGCATACTGAGGAACAATGTAGGAGAAATAAGCAGACTGCACCAGTGGGGGGAGTGAAAGAGGCGGAGATTGTGCAAAGAGGAGGTAAGGAAGTGCAAACTGAGAATAATATTGTCAAGGAGGTCACAATAAATGAACAAGGACAAAACAAGAATTGGAACAGGGGTGGAGGATGGAGAAGGCAACAAGGAGGTAAATGGCAAGGAGAAAACGCAGAATCTACCAGAAAGGAGCATGGCAATGTCACAAAAGTAGACAACAGTACTGGTTGA